One segment of Clostridium botulinum DNA contains the following:
- a CDS encoding peptidoglycan D,D-transpeptidase FtsI family protein → MKDISDSIKKVMIVFLFCFVALISYIAYFQVFNAPAIAEQQGNKRLSARRNEVLRGTIYDRNQVALTKSERKNALTQKREYIYGDLYTHALGYVDPIYRATGLEAAYDKELSQYSSISNTFLNLTKDFSMDNLKDAFKQRKEEENKIGNSIITTLNTNIQQVAYDALGKNKGAVVALDPKTGEVLAMVSKPTYDPNNLEAAMKAANEGSADDSPLINRATGGLYPPGSTFKTVTLTSALENIAGITNRQFQDDGKLVFNDSHSLSNAGGASYGSLDLKNAFRVSSNVVFGGLAMELGNDKLKATAEKFGFNDSIEADGFTIQKSQFPTLKSYEVGSIAQTGIGQSSILSTPMQMALVSSTIANDGAMMKPKLVNKVIDKDGNTVKTVNPEKLKQVMDANEAAIITDYMKNLVDSKLNSSWSIFRGTETCGKTGTADYQLPNGQDAKPHSWFIGFAPENNPKVAIAVIVENGGFGSGAAAQVAGEVIQSALSNQK, encoded by the coding sequence ATGAAGGATATTTCAGATAGTATAAAAAAAGTAATGATAGTTTTTCTATTTTGTTTTGTAGCACTTATTTCGTATATAGCATATTTTCAAGTTTTTAATGCTCCAGCAATAGCTGAGCAACAAGGCAATAAAAGATTAAGTGCAAGAAGAAATGAAGTACTTAGAGGAACTATATATGATAGAAATCAGGTTGCTTTAACTAAAAGTGAAAGAAAGAATGCTCTTACTCAAAAAAGAGAATATATATATGGTGATTTATATACTCATGCTTTAGGATATGTAGATCCAATATATAGAGCAACAGGTCTAGAAGCAGCATATGATAAAGAACTATCTCAGTATAGTTCCATTAGTAATACATTTTTAAATCTAACTAAAGATTTTTCAATGGATAATTTAAAGGATGCTTTTAAGCAGAGAAAAGAAGAAGAAAATAAAATAGGTAATAGTATAATAACTACTTTAAATACAAATATTCAACAAGTTGCTTATGACGCTCTTGGAAAGAATAAGGGTGCAGTTGTTGCATTAGATCCTAAAACAGGGGAAGTTCTTGCAATGGTATCAAAGCCAACATACGATCCAAATAATTTAGAAGCTGCAATGAAAGCTGCTAATGAAGGAAGTGCGGATGATAGTCCACTTATAAACAGAGCAACTGGAGGATTATATCCACCCGGATCAACTTTTAAAACAGTAACTCTTACAAGCGCTTTAGAAAATATAGCAGGAATAACTAATAGACAATTCCAAGATGATGGTAAGCTTGTATTTAATGATAGTCATTCATTAAGCAATGCAGGTGGAGCATCTTATGGAAGCTTGGATTTAAAAAATGCATTTAGAGTATCAAGTAATGTTGTATTTGGTGGATTAGCTATGGAATTGGGAAATGATAAATTGAAAGCTACAGCAGAGAAATTTGGATTTAATGATTCTATAGAAGCTGATGGATTTACAATACAAAAAAGTCAATTTCCAACTCTTAAAAGTTATGAAGTTGGTAGTATAGCTCAAACAGGAATAGGTCAAAGTAGTATATTATCTACACCTATGCAAATGGCTTTAGTATCTAGTACAATAGCTAATGATGGAGCTATGATGAAGCCTAAATTAGTTAATAAAGTTATTGATAAAGATGGAAATACAGTAAAAACAGTAAATCCTGAAAAATTAAAACAAGTTATGGATGCAAATGAAGCTGCAATAATAACTGATTACATGAAAAATTTAGTTGATTCTAAATTAAATAGTAGTTGGAGTATATTTAGAGGTACTGAAACTTGTGGTAAAACAGGAACAGCAGATTATCAGTTGCCAAATGGTCAAGATGCTAAACCACATTCATGGTTTATAGGCTTTGCACCAGAAAACAATCCTAAAGTTGCAATAGCTGTTATTGTTGAAAATGGAGGATTTGGTTCAGGGGCAGCAGCCCAAGTTGCAGGTGAAGTTATACAATCTGCATTATCAAATCAAAAATAG
- a CDS encoding FHA domain-containing protein has product MDFSKISAGIFGAIFIVVLYFIIYYALKIMYKDIKGGGRRRRPTNSRGSFGLEILKPGESSDLKEGSVIPIRNDLTIGRKEENSISLSDQHVSGNHARVFVRNTGLFIEDLNSTNGTYVNGNKIRGKQKLSNKDEIRIGTSTFKVLS; this is encoded by the coding sequence ATGGATTTTTCAAAAATATCCGCAGGAATATTCGGAGCAATTTTCATTGTGGTTTTATATTTTATAATTTATTATGCATTAAAGATAATGTATAAAGACATAAAAGGTGGCGGAAGAAGAAGAAGGCCTACGAATTCTAGAGGAAGTTTTGGTTTAGAGATATTAAAGCCAGGAGAATCTAGTGATTTAAAAGAAGGATCGGTAATTCCAATAAGAAATGATTTAACTATTGGAAGAAAAGAAGAAAATTCTATTTCTCTTTCGGATCAGCATGTTTCAGGTAATCATGCAAGAGTATTTGTAAGAAATACTGGATTGTTTATCGAAGATTTAAATAGTACAAATGGAACTTATGTTAACGGAAATAAAATAAGAGGTAAACAAAAGTTATCAAACAAAGATGAAATAAGAATAGGTACTTCTACATTTAAGGTTCTAAGCTAG
- a CDS encoding S41 family peptidase produces MSDLRRGEEKSRVSKTWRIIISTAMLLVIGTGCIFVGNYLATRGILLTTSSQKVSSELKQMKDVDKYSSLFQVREALISKFDGEIDDNILLEGAIKGMTASLEDPYTVFMNKEEFSKFMEQTTGSFMGIGVQVGVKNDQITIIAPIEGSPAASAGLQSGDVIQKVNDVELDGTELDKAISMISGKEKAEVKLTIARGQNSPFDVNVTRDVIKVESIKGEMIDSSIGYIQLTSFMDENITDDFKNKINELKNSGMKGLILDLRGNPGGLLSQAVGVASQFIPEGKIITYTIDKYNNKAESPSIGGIAEGFPLVLLVDGGSASASEVVTGALRDYKAATIVGTTTFGKGIVQQPIRFSNDIGGLKVTVSKYYTPNGENIHKKGIAPDYDVDIPKDLFKEKYTRDIDPQFNKALQLITEKLN; encoded by the coding sequence GTGAGTGATTTAAGAAGAGGCGAAGAAAAGTCTAGAGTAAGTAAAACATGGCGAATAATCATAAGTACAGCGATGTTACTAGTGATTGGAACTGGATGTATATTTGTAGGAAATTATTTAGCAACTAGAGGTATATTATTAACTACATCTTCACAAAAGGTTTCAAGTGAATTAAAACAAATGAAAGATGTAGATAAATATTCATCATTATTTCAAGTTAGAGAAGCTTTAATATCAAAATTTGATGGTGAAATAGATGATAATATATTGTTAGAGGGTGCTATTAAGGGAATGACTGCATCTTTAGAAGATCCATACACAGTATTTATGAATAAAGAAGAATTTAGTAAGTTTATGGAACAAACTACTGGTAGTTTTATGGGAATAGGAGTTCAAGTGGGAGTAAAGAATGATCAAATAACAATAATAGCTCCTATTGAAGGATCACCAGCAGCTTCAGCAGGTTTACAATCTGGTGATGTAATACAAAAAGTAAATGATGTTGAATTAGATGGAACAGAACTTGATAAAGCAATATCTATGATTAGTGGAAAAGAAAAAGCAGAAGTAAAATTAACTATTGCTAGAGGACAAAATAGTCCATTTGATGTAAATGTAACAAGGGATGTTATAAAGGTTGAATCAATAAAAGGTGAGATGATTGATTCATCTATTGGTTATATACAATTAACATCTTTTATGGATGAAAATATTACTGACGATTTTAAAAATAAAATAAATGAATTAAAGAATTCTGGGATGAAGGGATTAATATTAGACTTAAGAGGAAATCCAGGCGGACTACTTTCACAAGCTGTTGGAGTAGCATCTCAATTTATACCGGAGGGAAAAATAATAACATATACTATTGATAAATATAATAATAAAGCCGAATCACCATCTATTGGAGGGATAGCAGAAGGATTCCCATTAGTATTACTTGTTGATGGAGGAAGTGCTAGTGCTTCAGAAGTCGTTACAGGAGCGTTAAGAGATTATAAAGCAGCAACAATTGTTGGAACAACTACATTTGGAAAAGGAATAGTTCAACAACCTATTAGGTTTTCAAATGATATAGGTGGACTTAAGGTAACAGTTTCAAAGTATTATACTCCTAATGGAGAAAATATTCATAAAAAGGGCATAGCGCCAGATTATGATGTGGATATACCTAAAGATTTATTTAAAGAAAAGTATACTAGAGATATAGATCCACAATTTAATAAGGCTTTACAGCTTATTACTGAAAAGCTTAATTAG
- a CDS encoding PDZ domain-containing protein yields MELAFYTLRGIAGAIVNPGLMIVLIFLGIILYFKNKNLVMMQRLILGDNINTPLELTLSQIVLGILAGAIGSVILSILGIRFWENSGIIYLFMISIILMFVKPRFICFSYSGAILGAISIVISLLSNVFPSLKNTTIFNIDIVYLMTFIGVLHIVEGFLVMIDGDRGSIPIFSNKNGKIIGGFSLNRYWILSVAILVLALSNNDTSNYIATTISTPKGWPFISGNLTNNLLALSTISIMPLYAVTGYSAITFTKSKKEKAIHSGISILFYGICLTLIAQAARFGLVFEIVVIIFTPFAHEMMLKIQRDNENKQEPKFMSDEEGLVVLEVVPRGVAYNLGIKPGSKLISVNNSVVNSEADVLIILKENLYNVTFKIKDLTGIIREIKVKTSKGKRLGMLLVPRTIKEQDKICIKENKFSNILNSAKEKHQ; encoded by the coding sequence ATGGAATTAGCATTTTATACATTAAGAGGAATTGCTGGTGCAATAGTAAATCCAGGGTTGATGATTGTACTGATTTTTTTAGGGATAATATTATATTTTAAAAATAAAAATTTGGTTATGATGCAAAGATTAATTCTAGGGGATAATATAAACACCCCCCTAGAATTAACTTTATCACAAATTGTATTAGGGATATTAGCAGGTGCAATAGGTAGCGTTATACTAAGCATATTAGGAATAAGGTTTTGGGAAAATTCAGGTATAATATATTTATTTATGATTTCAATAATTTTAATGTTCGTAAAACCAAGATTTATATGTTTTTCTTATTCTGGAGCTATATTAGGAGCTATAAGTATAGTAATTAGTTTATTATCAAATGTATTTCCTTCTTTAAAAAATACTACAATTTTTAATATTGATATAGTATACCTTATGACATTTATAGGTGTATTACATATTGTTGAAGGTTTTTTAGTTATGATAGATGGAGATAGAGGTTCTATTCCTATTTTTAGTAATAAGAATGGAAAGATAATAGGTGGATTTTCTCTTAATAGATATTGGATTTTATCTGTAGCAATATTAGTATTAGCATTATCTAATAATGATACAAGCAATTACATAGCAACTACTATATCAACACCTAAAGGATGGCCATTTATAAGTGGAAATTTAACAAATAATTTATTAGCATTAAGTACAATATCAATAATGCCACTTTATGCTGTAACAGGTTATTCAGCAATTACATTTACTAAAAGTAAAAAGGAAAAGGCTATACATTCAGGAATTTCTATATTATTTTATGGAATATGTTTAACATTAATTGCCCAAGCTGCAAGATTTGGACTTGTTTTTGAAATAGTAGTAATAATATTTACTCCATTTGCACATGAAATGATGTTAAAAATTCAAAGAGATAATGAAAATAAACAAGAACCTAAATTTATGAGCGATGAAGAAGGACTAGTTGTATTAGAAGTTGTGCCTAGAGGTGTAGCTTATAATTTAGGAATAAAACCTGGAAGTAAACTTATTTCAGTGAATAATAGTGTTGTAAATTCTGAAGCAGATGTACTTATTATTTTAAAAGAAAATCTTTATAATGTTACTTTTAAAATTAAAGATTTAACTGGAATAATAAGAGAAATAAAAGTTAAAACTAGTAAAGGTAAAAGGTTAGGTATGCTTTTAGTTCCAAGAACAATAAAAGAACAAGATAAAATATGTATAAAAGAAAATAAATTTTCTAATATATTAAATAGTGCAAAAGAAAAGCATCAGTAA
- the uvrA gene encoding excinuclease ABC subunit UvrA, whose translation MNDKIVIKGAKVNNLKNVSLEIPRDKLIVFTGLSGSGKSSLAFDTLYAEGQRRYVESLSSYARQFLGQMDKPDVEYIEGLSPAISIDQKTTSKNPRSTVGTITEIYDYLRLLYARVGIPHCPKCGKEISKQSVDQIVDKIISYGDKTKIQILAPIVRGRKGTHEKILENIKKNGFIRARIDGEMYDLTEEEVKLDKNKKHNIEAIIDRIVIKEDIEKRITDSIEMALKLADGLVIANIVGKEDILFSENFACPDCSISIDELAPRLFSFNSPFGKCDCCDGLGTLFEFDEDLVIPNKELSIMDGAVASWGAGRLKEESWTFAILKALEREYDLRLNVPIKDLSKEEVNLLLYGTDGKRIKVDYVKEGVKATYNYSYDGEINSLKRRYRETNSDYIKNEIEQYMSDSYCPKCKGARLKKEALSVKVGEKNIYEFTTMPINEELKFLNSLEFSTKNKIISEQVVKEIRNRLQFLLDVGLDYLNLSRKAGTLSGGESQRIRLATQIGSSLMGVLYILDEPSIGLHQRDNDRLISTLKNLRDVGNTVIVVEHDEDTIREADCIVDIGPRAGEHGGEVVAVGTLDEIKSCKESITGQYLRGEKYVEVPKERRKGNGKEIKVIGAKENNLKNITASIPLETLTIVTGVSGSGKSTFVNEILYKGLNRLINKSKNPIGNHKEILGYENIDKIIDIDQSPIGRTPRSNPATYTGTFDVIRELFSQTNEAKMRGYKQGRFSFNVKGGRCEACSGDGIIKIEMQFLSDVYVPCEVCKGKRYNRETLEVKYKGKNIDDVLNMTVEEALEFFENIPRIKNKLKTLNDVGLGYIRLGQPSTQLSGGEAQRIKLASELSKRSTGKTLYILDEPTTGLHIDDVNRLIEILQRLVEAGNTVVVIEHNIDMIKCADYLIDLGPEGGDKGGTIVKTGTPEQISKCDKSYTGKYLKKLL comes from the coding sequence ATGAATGATAAGATAGTAATTAAAGGTGCGAAAGTTAATAATTTAAAAAATGTAAGTTTAGAAATACCAAGAGATAAATTAATAGTATTTACAGGATTATCAGGTTCTGGGAAATCCTCTTTAGCTTTTGATACATTATATGCAGAAGGACAAAGAAGGTATGTTGAATCATTATCTTCTTATGCTAGACAATTTTTAGGACAGATGGATAAGCCAGATGTTGAATATATAGAAGGATTATCTCCAGCTATATCAATAGATCAAAAAACTACAAGCAAGAATCCAAGATCTACTGTTGGAACTATAACAGAAATATATGACTATTTAAGATTATTATATGCAAGAGTAGGTATTCCACATTGTCCTAAGTGTGGTAAGGAAATTTCTAAACAATCTGTGGATCAAATAGTGGATAAAATAATATCTTATGGGGATAAAACTAAAATTCAAATTTTAGCTCCAATAGTTCGTGGAAGAAAAGGAACCCATGAAAAGATATTAGAAAACATTAAAAAGAATGGTTTTATAAGAGCTAGAATTGATGGAGAAATGTATGATTTAACTGAAGAAGAGGTTAAATTAGATAAAAATAAAAAACATAATATTGAAGCTATTATAGATAGAATAGTAATAAAAGAAGATATTGAAAAAAGAATTACTGATTCTATAGAAATGGCATTAAAGCTTGCTGATGGTTTAGTTATAGCTAACATAGTTGGAAAAGAAGATATATTGTTTAGCGAAAATTTTGCGTGTCCAGATTGTAGTATTAGTATAGATGAATTAGCTCCAAGGCTATTTTCTTTCAACTCACCTTTTGGAAAATGTGATTGTTGCGATGGTTTAGGAACTTTGTTTGAATTTGATGAAGATTTAGTTATACCAAATAAAGAATTAAGTATTATGGATGGTGCAGTGGCAAGTTGGGGAGCTGGTAGACTAAAAGAAGAATCATGGACATTTGCTATATTAAAGGCATTAGAAAGAGAATATGATTTACGACTTAATGTACCGATAAAAGATTTAAGTAAAGAAGAAGTGAATTTATTATTGTATGGTACAGATGGAAAGAGGATCAAAGTTGATTATGTAAAAGAAGGTGTAAAAGCTACTTATAATTATTCTTATGATGGAGAGATAAATTCTTTAAAAAGAAGATATAGAGAGACTAACTCAGATTACATAAAGAATGAAATAGAACAATACATGAGTGATAGTTATTGTCCTAAATGTAAAGGAGCAAGGTTGAAGAAAGAAGCCTTATCTGTTAAGGTAGGTGAAAAAAATATATATGAATTTACTACAATGCCAATAAATGAAGAGTTGAAATTTTTAAATAGTTTAGAATTCTCAACTAAAAATAAGATAATAAGTGAGCAGGTAGTAAAGGAAATTAGAAATAGACTTCAGTTTTTACTTGATGTGGGATTGGATTATTTAAATTTATCAAGAAAAGCTGGTACTTTATCAGGTGGAGAATCTCAAAGAATAAGATTAGCAACACAAATTGGATCATCACTTATGGGCGTTTTGTATATATTAGATGAACCAAGTATAGGCTTACATCAAAGAGATAATGATAGACTTATAAGTACATTGAAAAATTTAAGAGATGTAGGAAATACAGTTATTGTAGTTGAACATGATGAAGATACAATAAGGGAAGCTGATTGTATTGTTGATATTGGGCCAAGAGCAGGAGAACATGGTGGAGAAGTTGTTGCAGTAGGAACTTTAGATGAAATTAAATCATGTAAAGAATCAATAACAGGTCAATATTTAAGAGGTGAAAAGTATGTTGAAGTTCCTAAAGAAAGAAGAAAAGGAAATGGAAAAGAAATAAAGGTAATAGGTGCAAAAGAAAATAATTTAAAGAATATAACTGCATCAATTCCTTTAGAAACTCTAACAATAGTAACTGGAGTTTCAGGGTCAGGAAAAAGTACATTTGTTAATGAAATCTTATATAAAGGATTAAACAGATTAATAAATAAAAGCAAAAATCCAATAGGAAACCATAAAGAGATATTAGGTTATGAAAATATAGATAAAATCATAGATATAGATCAAAGCCCAATAGGTAGAACTCCAAGATCAAATCCTGCAACTTATACAGGCACTTTTGATGTAATAAGAGAATTATTTTCTCAAACTAATGAAGCTAAAATGCGAGGCTATAAGCAAGGCAGATTTAGTTTTAATGTTAAAGGTGGAAGATGTGAAGCATGTTCTGGGGATGGAATAATAAAAATTGAAATGCAATTTTTATCAGATGTTTATGTACCTTGTGAAGTATGTAAAGGAAAAAGATATAATAGAGAAACTTTAGAGGTAAAATATAAAGGTAAGAATATAGATGATGTTTTAAATATGACCGTAGAAGAAGCATTGGAGTTCTTTGAAAATATACCAAGAATAAAAAATAAATTAAAAACATTAAATGATGTTGGATTAGGATATATTAGATTGGGTCAACCATCTACTCAATTATCAGGTGGAGAAGCTCAAAGAATTAAACTTGCATCAGAGCTTTCAAAAAGAAGTACAGGAAAAACATTATATATTCTAGATGAACCAACAACTGGTTTACATATAGATGATGTTAATAGACTTATAGAAATATTACAAAGATTAGTTGAGGCAGGTAATACAGTTGTTGTTATTGAACATAATATAGATATGATAAAATGTGCTGATTATTTAATAGATTTAGGTCCAGAGGGTGGAGACAAAGGAGGAACTATTGTAAAGACAGGAACTCCAGAACAAATAAGTAAATGTGATAAATCATATACAGGTAAGTATTTAAAGAAGTTGTTGTAA
- a CDS encoding FtsW/RodA/SpoVE family cell cycle protein, with amino-acid sequence MILTYILCMALFVNLAILKDPIDKGAIYMGAVICVLITIAKILMNKFYPNGDKFLFIFSCILSVIGIAVLYRLDATVAIKQLIWVIAGIVIYMFIVLSIPDIRELGKYKNLFLIITLILMPLSLIFGTEINGSKNWVMIGGTGFQPSEFGKIAFVLYIASAIRKYEDKNNIKEDFKQLWEPALVVMFSLGCMVLQKDLGSALIFFGISVTMLYVGTGKKKYVVISLALFLTGAFIAYQLFGHVRQRVLIWKDPWSDPSGLGYQIVEGMYAIASGGLFGSGLGQGYPGFIPINTSDFIFAVICEELGIIIGLGIMIIYFLIFYRGMRSAVFIKDRFSQLTAVGFSAMIACQVLVIIGGVFAVIPLTGITLPLISYGGSSVITMFFALSILQKISEED; translated from the coding sequence ATGATATTAACTTATATATTATGCATGGCTCTTTTTGTAAATTTAGCAATTTTAAAAGATCCAATAGACAAAGGCGCTATATATATGGGCGCAGTAATATGTGTGTTAATAACAATAGCTAAAATTTTAATGAATAAGTTTTATCCTAATGGAGATAAATTTTTATTTATATTTTCATGTATATTATCAGTTATAGGTATTGCTGTTTTATATAGATTGGATGCCACAGTGGCTATAAAACAATTAATATGGGTTATAGCAGGAATTGTAATATATATGTTTATAGTACTTTCCATACCTGATATAAGGGAACTAGGAAAATATAAAAATTTATTTTTAATTATAACATTAATATTAATGCCATTATCATTAATATTTGGAACAGAAATTAATGGTTCTAAAAACTGGGTTATGATTGGAGGAACTGGATTTCAGCCATCAGAATTTGGTAAGATAGCATTTGTTTTATATATTGCATCTGCTATACGAAAATATGAAGATAAAAATAATATAAAAGAGGATTTTAAACAACTTTGGGAACCAGCTTTAGTAGTTATGTTTTCACTAGGGTGTATGGTACTTCAAAAGGATTTAGGATCTGCTTTAATATTCTTTGGAATATCAGTAACTATGCTTTATGTTGGAACAGGTAAAAAGAAATATGTAGTAATAAGTCTTGCATTGTTTTTAACTGGAGCATTTATAGCATATCAATTATTTGGTCATGTAAGACAAAGAGTTCTTATATGGAAAGATCCTTGGAGTGATCCAAGTGGATTAGGATATCAAATAGTTGAAGGAATGTATGCCATAGCATCAGGAGGACTATTTGGTAGTGGTCTTGGTCAAGGGTATCCGGGATTTATTCCAATAAACACATCAGATTTTATTTTTGCAGTAATTTGTGAAGAACTTGGAATAATAATAGGACTTGGAATTATGATAATATATTTCTTGATATTTTATAGAGGAATGAGAAGTGCTGTTTTTATAAAAGATAGATTTTCTCAATTAACTGCGGTTGGTTTTAGTGCTATGATAGCTTGTCAAGTATTGGTTATCATAGGTGGAGTTTTTGCAGTAATACCATTAACCGGTATAACTTTACCACTTATTAGTTATGGTGGTTCTTCAGTTATAACCATGTTTTTTGCACTTTCAATATTGCAAAAAATATCAGAGGAGGACTAA
- the uvrB gene encoding excinuclease ABC subunit UvrB, whose amino-acid sequence MGNFKIHSKFKPTGDQPKAIETILKSIKKGNEFQTLLGVTGSGKTFTMANIIEKLQRPTLILAHNKTLAAQLCSEFKEFFPENIVEYFVSYYDYYQPEAYVPQTDTFIEKDASINDEIDKLRHSATSALFERRDVIIVASVSCIYGLGNPDEYKKLTISLRKGMQKERDEIIKKLIEIQYERNDIDFSRGTFRVRGDLLDIIPSSTSSKGIRIEFFGDEIDRIREFDVLTGTILGERNHVLIFPASHFATSKETVERSLGEIENELENRLRELNSQEKLLEAQRLRQRTNFDIEMIREMGYCSGIENYSRILDGRAPGTPPKTLIDYFPEDFLLFIDESHVTLPQVRAMYAGDRSRKNTLVDYGFRLPCAYDNRPLKFEEFEKKINQVMFVSATPAQYELEHSQSIAEQVIRPTGLLDPEIIIKPVKGQIDDLYTEIQETISRGYRILITTLTKRMAEDLTKYMIELGVKATYMHSDIDTIERMKIIRDLRLGEYDVLVGINLLREGLDIPEVALVAILDADKEGFLRSETSLIQTIGRAARNSESKVIMYADNITKSMKKAISETERRRKIQTEYNEEHGIIPQTINKEVRDLIEATKVAEESTEYGIEATKSLTKKEVKKLIKEYTEEMMLAAKNLQFERAAQLRDEIEELKGKE is encoded by the coding sequence ATGGGGAATTTCAAAATACATTCAAAATTCAAACCTACAGGAGATCAACCTAAAGCTATTGAAACTATATTAAAATCAATAAAAAAAGGGAATGAGTTTCAAACTTTACTTGGAGTAACTGGATCAGGTAAGACTTTTACTATGGCTAATATAATAGAAAAATTACAAAGACCAACTCTTATTTTAGCTCATAATAAGACTCTTGCGGCTCAATTATGTTCTGAATTTAAAGAGTTTTTTCCAGAAAATATAGTTGAGTACTTTGTATCATATTATGATTATTATCAACCAGAAGCATATGTGCCACAAACTGATACTTTTATTGAAAAAGATGCATCTATAAATGATGAAATAGATAAACTAAGACATTCAGCTACATCAGCACTTTTTGAAAGAAGAGATGTAATTATAGTAGCATCAGTTTCTTGTATATATGGGCTTGGTAATCCTGATGAATATAAAAAATTAACTATAAGTTTAAGAAAAGGAATGCAAAAGGAAAGGGATGAAATAATAAAAAAGCTTATAGAAATTCAATATGAGAGAAATGATATAGATTTTTCAAGAGGAACATTTAGGGTAAGGGGCGATTTGTTAGATATCATTCCATCATCAACTTCTAGTAAGGGAATAAGGATAGAGTTTTTTGGAGATGAAATTGATAGAATAAGAGAATTTGATGTATTAACAGGAACTATACTAGGGGAAAGAAATCATGTTTTGATTTTCCCAGCATCTCACTTTGCAACTTCAAAGGAAACTGTAGAGAGATCTTTAGGTGAAATAGAGAATGAGTTAGAAAATAGACTTAGAGAATTGAACTCACAAGAAAAATTATTAGAAGCTCAAAGATTAAGACAAAGAACAAACTTTGATATAGAAATGATAAGAGAAATGGGTTATTGCAGCGGAATAGAAAACTATTCAAGAATTTTAGATGGAAGAGCACCAGGAACACCACCAAAGACATTAATAGATTATTTTCCAGAAGATTTCTTACTATTCATAGATGAAAGTCATGTTACATTACCTCAAGTAAGAGCTATGTATGCTGGCGATAGATCAAGAAAAAACACACTTGTGGATTATGGGTTTAGATTACCATGTGCTTATGATAATAGACCACTAAAGTTTGAAGAGTTTGAAAAAAAGATAAATCAAGTTATGTTTGTTAGTGCAACACCAGCTCAATATGAGTTGGAACATTCACAGTCTATAGCAGAGCAAGTTATAAGACCAACAGGATTATTAGATCCAGAAATTATTATAAAACCAGTAAAAGGTCAAATTGATGATTTATATACAGAAATTCAGGAAACAATATCAAGAGGATATAGAATATTAATTACAACATTAACTAAAAGAATGGCAGAAGATTTAACTAAATATATGATTGAATTAGGTGTAAAAGCTACTTATATGCATTCGGATATTGACACTATTGAAAGAATGAAAATTATTAGAGACTTAAGACTTGGTGAATATGACGTTTTAGTTGGAATAAATCTTTTAAGAGAAGGATTAGATATACCAGAAGTTGCTTTGGTTGCTATATTAGATGCAGATAAGGAAGGTTTTTTAAGATCGGAGACTTCCTTAATTCAAACAATAGGAAGAGCAGCTAGAAATTCAGAAAGTAAAGTAATAATGTATGCAGATAATATTACAAAATCAATGAAAAAGGCTATTAGTGAAACTGAAAGAAGAAGAAAAATACAAACAGAATATAATGAAGAACACGGAATAATACCACAAACAATTAATAAAGAAGTTAGAGATTTAATAGAGGCTACTAAAGTAGCTGAAGAATCAACAGAGTATGGTATAGAAGCAACAAAATCTTTAACTAAGAAAGAAGTAAAGAAACTTATCAAAGAGTACACAGAAGAAATGATGCTTGCAGCTAAAAATCTTCAATTTGAAAGAGCAGCACAATTAAGAGATGAGATAGAAGAACTGAAAGGAAAAGAGTGA